A window from Micromonospora terminaliae encodes these proteins:
- a CDS encoding vitamin B12-dependent ribonucleotide reductase, which yields MTTSKSRNKAGAGLKIERVWTTEGVHPYDEVTWERRDVVMTNWRDGSINFEQRGVEFPESWSVNAANIVTTKYFRGAVGTPEREWSLRQLIDRVVDTYRTAGEEYGYFASPADAEVFAHELTWMLLHQVFSFNSPVWFNVGTPSPQQVSACFILAVDDSMDSILDWYKEEGRIFQGGSGAGVNLSRIRSSKELLSSGGTASGPVSFMRGADASAGTIKSGGATRRAAKMVILDVDHPDIEEFVATKAREEDKIRALRDAGFDMDLGGADIVSVQYQNANNSVRVSDEFMTAVENGGGFDLRGRLDGQVIETIDAKKLFRTISQAAWECADPGLQYDDTINDWHTCPETGRITASNPCSEYLHLDNSSCNLASLNLMKFMRADGGFEVEKFVKSVEFVITAMDISICFADFPTEKIGETTRAYRQLGIGYANLGALLMASGLPYDSEHGREVAAAITSLMTGTAYRRSAELAGIVGAYEGYARNAEAHKRVMRKHAAANDAIKATGAVATAIQREATKQWTLGNKVGDKSGWRNSQASVLAPTGTIGLMMDCDTTGVEPDLALVKFKKLVGGGSMQIVNQTVPRALRSLGYPEEQVEAIVEHIADHGHVVDAPGLKPEHYPVFDCAMGERSIAPMGHVRMMAAVQPFISGAISKTVNMPEQATVEDVEKIYFEGWKLGLKALAIYRDNCKVGQPLSAAKPNKAVEPVAEPAKVVEKVVEYRPVRKRLPKKRPSETISFSVGGAEGYLTASSYPDDGLGEVFLKMSKQGSTLAGVMDAFSVAISIGLQYGVPLETYVSKFTNMRFEPAGMTDDPDVRMAASVMDYIFRRLALDFLPYERRAELGIFTAKERAAQLAAEAEAEASGADLTAMAASAPVEAPEPKTGPVAQPAREVAEVAAAKPAPSVGSSTELLEAVIGKAADAPLCFTCGTKMRPAGSCYVCEGCGSTSGCS from the coding sequence GTGACGACCAGCAAGTCACGGAACAAGGCCGGGGCAGGGCTGAAGATCGAGCGCGTCTGGACGACCGAGGGGGTGCATCCCTACGACGAGGTCACCTGGGAGCGCCGCGACGTCGTGATGACGAACTGGCGGGACGGTTCGATCAACTTCGAGCAGCGCGGGGTGGAGTTCCCCGAGTCCTGGTCGGTCAACGCGGCCAACATCGTGACCACCAAGTACTTCCGGGGCGCGGTGGGGACCCCGGAGCGGGAGTGGTCGCTGCGGCAGCTCATCGACCGGGTGGTCGACACCTACCGCACCGCGGGTGAGGAGTACGGCTACTTCGCCTCGCCGGCCGACGCCGAGGTGTTCGCGCACGAGCTGACCTGGATGCTGCTGCACCAGGTGTTCAGCTTCAACTCGCCGGTGTGGTTCAACGTCGGCACGCCGTCGCCGCAGCAGGTCAGCGCCTGCTTCATCCTGGCCGTCGACGACTCGATGGACTCGATCCTCGACTGGTACAAGGAGGAGGGGCGGATCTTCCAGGGCGGCTCGGGCGCCGGGGTCAACCTCTCCCGCATCCGTTCCTCGAAGGAGCTGCTCTCCTCCGGCGGCACCGCCTCCGGCCCGGTCAGCTTCATGCGCGGCGCGGACGCCTCCGCCGGCACCATCAAGTCCGGCGGCGCCACCCGGCGTGCGGCCAAGATGGTCATCCTCGACGTCGACCACCCGGACATCGAGGAGTTCGTGGCGACCAAGGCGCGCGAGGAGGACAAGATCCGCGCGCTGCGGGACGCCGGCTTCGACATGGACCTGGGCGGCGCGGACATCGTCAGCGTGCAGTACCAGAACGCCAACAACTCGGTGCGCGTCTCCGACGAGTTCATGACCGCGGTGGAGAACGGCGGCGGCTTCGACCTGCGCGGCCGGCTCGACGGCCAGGTGATCGAGACGATCGACGCCAAGAAGCTGTTCCGCACCATCTCCCAGGCGGCCTGGGAGTGCGCCGACCCCGGCCTCCAGTACGACGACACCATCAACGACTGGCACACCTGCCCGGAGACCGGGCGGATCACCGCGTCGAACCCGTGCTCGGAGTACCTGCACCTGGACAACTCCTCCTGCAACCTGGCCTCGCTGAACCTCATGAAGTTCATGCGTGCCGACGGTGGCTTCGAGGTGGAGAAGTTCGTCAAGTCGGTCGAGTTCGTCATCACCGCGATGGACATCTCGATCTGCTTCGCCGACTTCCCGACCGAGAAGATCGGCGAGACCACCCGCGCGTACCGGCAGCTCGGCATCGGCTACGCCAACCTCGGCGCGCTGCTGATGGCCTCCGGCCTGCCGTACGACTCGGAGCACGGCCGGGAGGTCGCCGCGGCGATCACCTCGCTGATGACCGGCACCGCCTACCGCCGCTCGGCCGAGCTGGCCGGCATCGTCGGCGCCTACGAGGGCTACGCCCGCAACGCCGAGGCGCACAAGCGGGTCATGCGCAAGCACGCCGCCGCCAACGACGCGATCAAGGCGACCGGCGCCGTGGCCACCGCCATCCAGCGCGAGGCCACCAAGCAGTGGACCCTCGGCAACAAGGTCGGTGACAAGTCCGGCTGGCGGAACTCGCAGGCCAGCGTGCTCGCCCCGACCGGCACCATCGGCCTCATGATGGACTGCGACACCACCGGTGTCGAGCCGGACCTGGCCCTGGTCAAGTTCAAGAAGCTGGTCGGCGGCGGCTCCATGCAGATCGTCAACCAGACCGTGCCGCGCGCCCTGCGCAGCCTCGGCTACCCCGAGGAGCAGGTCGAGGCGATCGTCGAGCACATCGCCGACCACGGCCACGTCGTGGACGCCCCCGGCCTGAAGCCGGAGCACTACCCGGTCTTCGACTGCGCCATGGGCGAGCGGTCCATCGCCCCGATGGGCCACGTCCGGATGATGGCGGCCGTCCAGCCGTTCATCTCGGGCGCCATCTCCAAGACGGTCAACATGCCCGAGCAGGCGACCGTCGAGGACGTCGAGAAGATCTACTTCGAGGGCTGGAAGCTCGGCCTCAAGGCGCTGGCGATCTACCGGGACAACTGCAAGGTGGGTCAGCCGCTGTCGGCCGCCAAGCCGAACAAGGCGGTCGAGCCGGTGGCCGAGCCCGCGAAGGTCGTGGAGAAGGTCGTCGAGTACCGGCCGGTCCGCAAGCGGCTGCCGAAGAAGCGCCCGTCGGAGACCATCTCGTTCTCGGTCGGCGGCGCGGAGGGCTACCTCACCGCCTCGTCGTACCCGGACGACGGCCTCGGCGAGGTCTTCCTCAAGATGTCGAAGCAGGGCTCGACCCTGGCCGGCGTGATGGACGCCTTCTCGGTGGCCATCTCCATCGGTCTCCAGTACGGCGTCCCGCTGGAGACGTACGTCAGCAAGTTCACCAACATGCGCTTCGAGCCGGCCGGCATGACCGACGACCCGGACGTGCGGATGGCGGCCTCGGTGATGGACTACATCTTCCGTCGCCTGGCCCTGGACTTCCTGCCGTACGAGCGCCGCGCGGAGCTGGGCATCTTCACGGCCAAGGAGCGGGCCGCCCAGCTCGCGGCCGAGGCGGAGGCGGAGGCGAGCGGTGCGGACCTCACCGCGATGGCCGCCTCCGCCCCGGTCGAAGCGCCCGAGCCGAAGACCGGCCCGGTGGCCCAGCCGGCCCGGGAGGTGGCCGAGGTGGCCGCCGCCAAGCCGGCGCCGTCGGTGGGCTCCAGCACCGAACTGCTGGAGGCCGTGATCGGCAAGGCCGCGGACGCGCCGCTCTGCTTCACCTGCGGCACGAAGATGCGGCCGGCCGGTAGCTGCTACGTCTGCGAGGGCTGCGGCTCCACCAGCGGCTGCAGCTGA
- the dapF gene encoding diaminopimelate epimerase, which produces MEFTKGHGTGNDFVILPDPDGALDLTPGLVAALCDRRRGLGGDGVLRVVRAAKHPDGAALAGEAEWFMDYWNSDGSFAEMCGNGARVFVRYLLETGLATPSGPTLPLATRAGLVRARVEGADVAVEMRRPRLYDTATATVGGLTLTGAAVDVGNPHLVCALPASLDLGVLDLTRAPDVDPSVFPAGVNVEFTTPGEPVEGSDGHVLMRVYERGSAETLSCGTGACAVAAVALRDAGRETGTTTVDVPGGRLTITITDDTCWLAGPAVLVATGEINPETLTT; this is translated from the coding sequence GTGGAGTTCACCAAGGGCCACGGCACCGGCAACGACTTCGTCATCCTGCCCGACCCGGACGGGGCGCTCGACCTGACACCCGGCCTGGTCGCCGCGCTCTGCGACCGGCGGCGCGGCCTGGGCGGCGACGGCGTGCTGCGCGTGGTCCGCGCCGCCAAGCACCCGGACGGCGCCGCGCTGGCCGGCGAGGCCGAGTGGTTCATGGACTACTGGAACTCCGACGGCTCGTTCGCCGAGATGTGCGGCAACGGGGCCCGGGTCTTCGTCCGCTACCTGCTGGAGACCGGCCTGGCCACCCCGTCCGGCCCGACCCTGCCGCTGGCCACCCGCGCGGGTCTGGTCCGCGCCCGGGTCGAGGGCGCCGACGTCGCCGTCGAGATGCGCCGCCCCCGGCTGTACGACACGGCCACCGCCACCGTGGGCGGGCTCACCCTGACCGGCGCCGCCGTCGACGTGGGCAACCCGCACCTGGTCTGCGCCCTGCCCGCCAGCCTCGACCTGGGCGTCCTGGACCTCACCCGGGCCCCCGACGTCGACCCGTCCGTCTTCCCGGCCGGGGTGAACGTCGAGTTCACGACCCCGGGCGAGCCGGTCGAGGGCAGCGACGGGCACGTGCTCATGCGGGTCTACGAGCGCGGCTCGGCCGAGACGCTCTCCTGCGGCACCGGCGCGTGCGCGGTGGCCGCCGTGGCCCTGCGCGACGCCGGCCGGGAGACCGGCACGACGACGGTGGACGTGCCCGGCGGCCGCCTCACGATCACGATCACCGACGACACCTGCTGGCTCGCCGGCCCCGCCGTCCTGGTGGCAACCGGCGAGATCAACCCGGAAACCCTCACGACGTAA
- a CDS encoding NAD-dependent malic enzyme, which translates to MANTRLPSAGFSITIRIAVPADASSIGRLTTAAGEAGAIVTALDVVDSDPAHVIVDLTCDTADANHADQVVDALTALDGVDVRKVSDRTFLLHLGGKIEVSSKVALRTRDELSRAYTPGVARVCQAIAENPADARRLTIKRNTVAVVSDGSAVLGLGNLGPAASLPVMEGKAALFKRFGGVDAWPVVLDTQDTDEIVQIVKAIAPAYGGINLEDIAAPRCFEIEARLREALDIPVFHDDQHGTAICVLAALTNALRVVGKQLADVRVVVSGAGAAGTAIMKLLLRQGVGDIIAYDRQGALHRDLPDLNPAWRWLAEHTNKENYAGDLPGAIRGADVFIGVSAPNLLTGEDIAGMAKDAIVFALANPDPEVDPREARKYAAVVATGRSDQPNQINNVLAFPGVFRGMLDAHAEEFTEEMAIAAARAIADVVGEDKINPTVIVPSVFDSRVAPAVAAAVRAAAQNPAATPAPAADPGPADLPEIAANASATP; encoded by the coding sequence GTGGCCAACACCCGACTGCCGAGTGCCGGATTCTCGATCACGATCCGGATCGCGGTACCCGCGGACGCCTCCTCCATCGGGCGGCTGACCACCGCGGCGGGCGAGGCCGGCGCCATCGTCACCGCGCTGGACGTGGTCGACTCCGACCCGGCCCACGTGATCGTCGACCTCACCTGCGACACCGCCGACGCCAACCACGCCGACCAGGTGGTCGACGCACTGACCGCGCTCGACGGGGTGGACGTCCGCAAGGTCTCCGACCGGACGTTCCTGCTGCACCTCGGCGGCAAGATCGAGGTCAGCTCGAAGGTCGCGCTGCGCACCCGCGACGAGCTGTCCCGCGCGTACACGCCGGGGGTCGCCCGGGTCTGCCAGGCGATCGCCGAGAACCCGGCCGACGCCCGCCGGCTCACCATCAAGCGCAACACCGTGGCCGTGGTCAGCGACGGCTCCGCCGTGCTCGGCCTCGGCAACCTCGGGCCGGCCGCCTCGCTGCCGGTCATGGAGGGCAAGGCGGCGCTGTTCAAGCGCTTCGGCGGCGTGGACGCCTGGCCGGTGGTGCTGGACACCCAGGACACCGACGAGATCGTGCAGATCGTCAAGGCGATCGCGCCCGCGTACGGGGGCATCAACCTGGAGGACATCGCCGCGCCGCGCTGCTTCGAGATCGAGGCCCGGCTGCGCGAGGCGCTGGACATCCCGGTCTTCCACGACGACCAGCACGGCACCGCGATCTGCGTGCTGGCGGCGCTGACCAACGCGCTGCGCGTGGTGGGCAAGCAGCTCGCGGACGTCCGGGTCGTGGTCTCCGGCGCCGGCGCGGCGGGCACCGCGATCATGAAGCTGCTGCTGCGGCAGGGCGTGGGCGACATCATCGCGTACGACCGGCAGGGCGCCCTGCACCGCGACCTGCCCGACCTGAACCCGGCCTGGCGGTGGCTGGCCGAGCACACCAACAAGGAGAACTACGCCGGCGACCTGCCCGGCGCGATCCGGGGCGCGGACGTGTTCATCGGGGTGAGCGCCCCGAACCTGCTCACCGGCGAGGACATCGCCGGCATGGCCAAGGACGCCATCGTCTTCGCGCTGGCGAACCCGGACCCGGAGGTGGACCCGCGGGAGGCGCGCAAGTACGCCGCCGTGGTGGCGACCGGCCGGTCCGACCAGCCGAACCAGATCAACAACGTGCTCGCCTTCCCGGGTGTCTTCCGCGGCATGCTCGACGCGCACGCCGAGGAGTTCACCGAGGAGATGGCGATCGCGGCGGCCCGGGCCATCGCGGACGTCGTCGGCGAGGACAAGATCAACCCCACGGTGATCGTGCCGAGCGTCTTCGACTCGCGGGTCGCCCCGGCCGTCGCCGCCGCCGTCCGCGCCGCCGCCCAGAACCCGGCCGCGACCCCCGCGCCGGCCGCCGACCCCGGCCCGGCCGACCTCCCGGAGATCGCCGCCAACGCCAGCGCCACCCCCTGA
- the miaA gene encoding tRNA (adenosine(37)-N6)-dimethylallyltransferase MiaA, whose translation MTVVAVVGPTAAGKSALSIALAHALDGEVVNADSMQLYRGLDIGTAKLTPAEREGVPHHLLDIWPVTEPASVAEYQRLARAAVDDILARGRVPLLVGGSGLYVRAVLEQFEFPGTDPAVRERLEAELAAVGPAPLHARLAEADPVAAAGILPSNGRRIVRALEVVELTGAPFTASLPAPTPYYPSVQLGVDLDTALLDERIARRVDRMWADGLVAETRTLVGQGLPEGRTASRALGYQQVLRFLAGELTEAQAYEETVRATRRFVRRQRSWFRRDPRIHWLDSASPDFLDTALRVVAEHRE comes from the coding sequence GTGACCGTCGTGGCCGTGGTCGGGCCGACCGCGGCGGGCAAGTCAGCGCTGAGCATCGCCCTGGCGCACGCCCTCGACGGCGAGGTGGTCAACGCCGACTCCATGCAGCTCTACCGGGGCCTGGACATCGGCACCGCCAAGCTGACCCCGGCCGAGCGGGAGGGCGTGCCGCACCACCTGCTCGACATCTGGCCGGTGACCGAGCCGGCCAGCGTCGCCGAATACCAGCGGCTGGCCCGCGCGGCCGTCGACGACATCCTGGCCCGGGGGCGGGTGCCGCTGCTGGTCGGGGGCTCCGGGCTCTACGTGCGGGCGGTGCTGGAGCAGTTCGAGTTCCCCGGCACCGACCCGGCGGTACGGGAGCGGCTGGAGGCCGAGCTGGCCGCCGTCGGCCCGGCGCCGCTGCACGCCCGGCTGGCCGAGGCCGACCCGGTGGCGGCGGCCGGCATCCTGCCGAGCAACGGCCGGCGCATCGTCCGGGCCCTGGAGGTCGTCGAGCTGACCGGAGCCCCGTTCACGGCGTCGCTGCCCGCGCCGACGCCGTACTACCCGTCGGTGCAGCTCGGCGTCGACCTGGACACCGCGCTGCTCGACGAGCGGATCGCGCGGCGGGTGGACCGGATGTGGGCCGACGGCCTGGTCGCCGAGACCCGGACCCTGGTCGGCCAGGGCCTGCCCGAGGGGCGGACGGCCAGCCGGGCGCTCGGCTACCAGCAGGTGCTGCGCTTCCTGGCGGGGGAGCTGACCGAGGCCCAGGCGTACGAGGAGACCGTGCGGGCCACCCGGCGGTTCGTCCGCCGGCAGCGTTCCTGGTTCCGCCGCGACCCGCGCATCCACTGGCTGGACTCGGCCTCGCCGGACTTTCTCGACACGGCGCTGCGGGTGGTCGCCGAGCATCGGGAATGA
- the lexA gene encoding transcriptional repressor LexA — MTEDRASRQKNPQPIDGAGPPATRRPRTARSRAAQPAVRTVTPVVSSFPDPSTVDLTARQRRILEFIRTWVERHGYPPSVREIGEAVGLVSPSSVAYQLKELEKKGFLRRDPNRPRAVDVRAPGDIDDEAARAQRPAPAYVPMLGRIAAGGPILAEQAVEDIFPLPRELVGEGEVFMLQVKGDSMLDAAICDGDWVVVRQQPTAEVGDIVAAMLDGEATVKTYRRRDGHVWLMPQNPAFDPIPGDDATIMGRVVAVLRRI; from the coding sequence GTGACCGAGGACCGGGCCAGCCGGCAGAAGAACCCGCAGCCGATCGACGGGGCGGGTCCGCCGGCGACCCGTCGGCCCCGCACCGCGCGCAGCCGGGCGGCCCAGCCCGCCGTGCGCACGGTCACCCCGGTGGTCAGCAGCTTCCCCGACCCGTCGACGGTCGACCTCACGGCCCGGCAGCGCCGGATCCTGGAGTTCATCCGCACCTGGGTCGAGCGCCACGGCTACCCGCCGAGCGTGCGCGAGATCGGCGAGGCGGTCGGCCTGGTCTCCCCGTCGAGCGTCGCCTACCAGCTCAAGGAGCTGGAGAAGAAGGGCTTCCTGCGCCGCGACCCCAACCGGCCCCGCGCCGTGGACGTCCGGGCCCCCGGCGACATCGACGACGAGGCCGCCCGCGCCCAGCGTCCCGCCCCGGCCTACGTGCCCATGCTGGGCCGGATCGCCGCCGGTGGCCCGATCCTCGCCGAGCAGGCCGTGGAGGACATCTTCCCGCTCCCCCGCGAGCTGGTCGGTGAGGGCGAGGTCTTCATGCTCCAGGTCAAGGGTGACTCGATGCTCGACGCGGCGATCTGCGACGGCGACTGGGTGGTGGTCCGGCAGCAGCCGACGGCCGAGGTCGGCGACATCGTGGCGGCCATGCTCGACGGCGAGGCGACCGTGAAGACCTACCGGCGGCGCGACGGGCACGTCTGGCTGATGCCGCAGAACCCGGCCTTCGACCCGATTCCGGGCGACGACGCCACCATCATGGGTCGCGTCGTCGCCGTGCTCCGCCGCATCTGA
- the nrdR gene encoding transcriptional regulator NrdR, which produces MRCPYCRHADSRVVDSREADDGQLIRRRRSCPECGKRFTTVEEAVLAVVKRSGVTEPFSRTKIIGGVRKACQGRPVDDDSIALLAQKVEETVRAKGAAEIPSHEVGLAILGPLRDLDEVAYLRFASVYRSFDSLADFEREIETLRAAAQAREGAGAVGAAGATS; this is translated from the coding sequence ATGCGGTGTCCGTACTGCCGGCATGCCGACTCCCGGGTGGTCGACTCGCGGGAGGCCGACGACGGCCAGCTCATCCGGCGGCGGCGGTCCTGCCCGGAGTGCGGCAAGCGGTTCACCACCGTCGAGGAGGCGGTGCTCGCGGTGGTCAAGCGCAGCGGGGTGACCGAGCCGTTCAGCCGCACCAAGATCATCGGCGGGGTGCGCAAGGCGTGCCAGGGCCGGCCGGTCGACGACGACTCCATCGCGCTGCTCGCGCAGAAGGTCGAGGAGACCGTCCGGGCCAAGGGGGCCGCCGAGATTCCCAGCCACGAGGTCGGGCTGGCCATCCTCGGGCCGCTGCGCGACCTCGACGAGGTGGCCTACCTGCGGTTCGCGAGCGTCTACCGCTCCTTCGACTCGCTCGCCGACTTCGAGCGCGAGATCGAGACGCTGCGGGCCGCCGCGCAGGCCCGCGAGGGTGCCGGGGCGGTCGGGGCCGCCGGCGCGACCAGTTGA
- the hflX gene encoding GTPase HflX translates to MRDQETFLPYEDDELDATTGEFELSERQALRRVPGLSTELSDITEVEYRQLRLERVVLVGVWTEGTQDDADNSLTELAALAETAGSQVLEGLIQRRNRPDPATYIGRGKVDDLSAVVLATGADTVICDGELSPSQLRNLEQRTKVKVVDRTALILDIFAQHAKSREGKAQVELAQLEYLLPRLRGWGETLSRQTGGSGRGGGAGGGVGLRGPGETKLETDRRRIRHRIARLRREIKSMATVRQTKRARRSRNAVPAVAIAGYTNAGKSSLLNRLTGAGVLVENALFATLDPTTRRATASDGRLYTLSDTVGFVRHLPHQIVEAFRSTLEEVGDADLVVHVVDGTHPDPEEQVRAVREVLAEVGADRLPELLVVNKVDATDEETLLRLKRLWPEAVLASAHSGRGVDELREAIEQRLPRPAVEVRAVLPYDRGDLVARVHRQGEVLSTAHLPEGTLLHVRVGQALAAELVPYRAGDRLTSEERVGAGR, encoded by the coding sequence TTGCGAGACCAGGAGACCTTCCTTCCCTACGAGGACGACGAGCTCGACGCCACCACCGGCGAGTTCGAGCTGTCGGAGCGGCAGGCGCTGCGGCGGGTCCCCGGCCTCTCCACCGAGCTAAGCGACATCACCGAGGTCGAATACCGCCAGCTCCGGCTGGAGCGGGTCGTCCTCGTCGGCGTCTGGACTGAGGGGACCCAGGACGACGCCGACAACAGCCTCACCGAGCTGGCGGCGCTGGCCGAGACGGCCGGCTCGCAGGTGCTCGAGGGGCTGATCCAGCGGCGCAACCGGCCGGACCCGGCCACGTACATCGGTCGGGGCAAGGTCGACGACCTGAGCGCCGTGGTGCTCGCCACCGGCGCCGACACGGTCATCTGCGACGGTGAGCTGTCCCCGTCGCAGCTGCGCAACCTGGAGCAGCGCACCAAGGTCAAGGTGGTCGACCGCACCGCCCTGATCCTCGACATCTTCGCCCAGCACGCCAAGAGCCGTGAGGGCAAGGCGCAGGTCGAGCTGGCCCAGCTCGAATACCTGCTCCCGCGACTGCGCGGTTGGGGTGAGACCCTCTCCCGGCAGACCGGTGGTAGCGGCCGCGGCGGTGGCGCCGGCGGCGGCGTGGGCCTGCGCGGTCCCGGTGAGACCAAGCTGGAGACCGACCGGCGCCGGATCCGGCACCGGATCGCGCGGCTGCGCCGCGAGATCAAGAGCATGGCGACGGTACGCCAGACCAAGCGCGCCCGCCGCTCCCGCAACGCGGTGCCCGCGGTGGCCATCGCCGGCTACACCAACGCCGGCAAGTCCAGCCTGCTCAACCGCCTGACCGGGGCGGGCGTGCTGGTGGAGAACGCGCTGTTCGCCACCCTGGACCCGACCACCCGCCGGGCCACGGCCTCCGACGGCCGGCTCTACACCCTCTCCGACACGGTCGGGTTCGTCCGGCACCTGCCGCACCAGATCGTCGAGGCCTTCCGCTCGACGCTTGAGGAGGTCGGCGACGCCGACCTGGTGGTGCACGTGGTCGACGGCACCCACCCGGACCCGGAGGAGCAGGTCCGGGCGGTCCGCGAGGTGCTCGCCGAGGTGGGCGCCGACCGGCTGCCCGAGCTGCTGGTGGTCAACAAGGTCGACGCCACCGACGAGGAGACGCTGCTGCGGCTCAAGCGGCTCTGGCCGGAGGCGGTCCTCGCCTCCGCGCACAGCGGGCGCGGAGTGGACGAGCTGCGCGAGGCGATCGAGCAGCGCCTGCCGCGGCCGGCCGTCGAGGTCCGGGCCGTGCTCCCGTACGACCGGGGCGACCTGGTGGCCCGGGTGCACCGGCAGGGCGAGGTGCTCAGCACGGCGCACCTGCCCGAGGGCACGTTGCTGCACGTGCGGGTGGGCCAGGCGCTGGCCGCCGAGCTCGTGCCGTACCGGGCCGGTGACCGGCTCACCAGCGAGGAGCGGGTGGGCGCCGGGCGGTGA